The following proteins are encoded in a genomic region of Galbibacter sp. BG1:
- a CDS encoding SusC/RagA family TonB-linked outer membrane protein yields the protein MKNNFLKGLALVGAFLCFSMAQAQTVSGTVSDATGPLPGANVLVKGTSNGTQTDFDGNYTLDGVQSGATLVFSYVGFAAKEVPVNGQSTVNVTLQEDAQALDEVIVVGYGTTTKKDATGAVESVKSEDFNKGLVTSPDQLIQGRVAGVQITQSSGEPGAAANIRIRGTSSIRAGNDPLIVVDGVPLGGGGGAGSDVGFGRQSSRNPLSFINPNDIASMDVLKDASATAIYGSRGANGVIIITTKKGKIGKPQINFNSSVQFSKISNEYDLITADDYPSIAADVGNQNPDLGARLDPFGSILRTAFSQQYDFSYGAASETGNYRFSMGYQDQEGIIKGTGQTRYSGSVNITQRAFNDVVTFDSSVIYSYIGDDGEAVSDNVGAEGDLISSALRWNPTRPFYNADGTFNQPSDNQRNPQAFLEYYEDKTETSRILANFATTINITENLKYKFNVGIGRNESTRRTAASSAFNTNNTFNRGIASYEDNYNFNKLFEHTLNYKNEIAEGLNLDALIGYSYQAFEAKGNRMVGRDFSIADQDLYIKDIGYAATFQPTEVSAYFNPSFELQSFFGRANINYKQKYLLTATLRADGSSKFGDNNKYGYFPSVGAAWRLSQEGFLPEAISEFKLRGNWGITGNQEFPAGSAQTQFGPTGDGTALQQDNVANPNLQWESVEQWGVGFDYGFANNRITGSVDYFSRTTNDLLFRLPAIQPAPNVNYWTNFDDIEVLNNGLELSINAAIIEKEDFTFSVGYNMAFLNNEIKNVSNQFPLGIPTGEINGRSLTGQTAQLLYDDQPLYSFYLPVFEGYDSAGLPIYADTNGDGVINPNFDGPGGSSDRTFVGDPNPDITIGIALNARYKNFDFGANLNGAYGHQIYDNTNAALFYKGAVTAGDNATYQEVNSGAAETGGGPFLSTKDLQSGDFLRLNNLTVGYTLNSNAMATDWIQSLRFYVTGQNLFVITPYNGFDPEVNTNKSVDGVPSFGIDYTSYPRSRGFVIGLNANF from the coding sequence ATGAAGAACAATTTTCTGAAAGGCTTAGCCCTTGTTGGAGCATTTTTGTGTTTTAGCATGGCGCAAGCCCAGACTGTTAGTGGAACAGTCTCTGACGCAACCGGTCCATTACCTGGGGCCAATGTTCTGGTAAAAGGAACATCGAACGGTACACAAACAGATTTTGACGGAAACTACACCTTAGATGGTGTACAATCGGGAGCAACATTGGTTTTTAGCTATGTTGGTTTTGCCGCTAAAGAAGTACCGGTGAACGGACAATCAACCGTTAATGTAACATTACAGGAAGATGCACAAGCTCTTGATGAGGTTATCGTTGTGGGTTACGGTACAACAACCAAAAAAGACGCAACAGGTGCGGTGGAAAGTGTGAAATCGGAGGATTTCAATAAAGGTTTAGTGACATCTCCAGATCAATTAATTCAAGGGCGAGTTGCTGGTGTGCAAATTACGCAATCGAGTGGTGAGCCTGGAGCTGCAGCAAACATTAGAATTAGAGGTACTTCTTCTATTCGAGCAGGAAACGACCCATTAATTGTAGTTGATGGTGTTCCACTCGGAGGAGGTGGTGGTGCAGGATCCGACGTGGGATTTGGTAGACAAAGTTCCAGAAACCCATTAAGCTTCATTAATCCGAACGACATTGCTAGTATGGACGTCTTAAAGGATGCTTCCGCAACTGCTATCTATGGTTCGAGAGGGGCAAACGGTGTTATTATTATTACTACTAAAAAAGGTAAAATAGGAAAACCTCAAATAAACTTCAATTCCTCAGTACAGTTTAGCAAAATCTCTAATGAATACGATCTTATCACAGCAGATGATTACCCGAGTATTGCGGCGGATGTAGGAAATCAAAATCCAGATTTAGGAGCGCGCCTTGATCCATTCGGTTCAATATTAAGAACCGCGTTTTCTCAACAATATGATTTTTCTTATGGGGCAGCTTCAGAAACTGGGAACTATAGATTTTCCATGGGCTATCAAGATCAAGAAGGAATTATTAAAGGAACAGGTCAAACTAGATATAGTGGAAGTGTAAACATCACACAACGTGCTTTTAATGATGTTGTAACATTTGACTCTAGCGTGATTTACTCTTACATTGGTGATGATGGCGAGGCAGTTTCGGACAATGTTGGAGCCGAAGGAGATCTAATTTCTTCAGCATTAAGATGGAATCCTACGAGACCTTTTTATAACGCTGATGGCACGTTCAACCAGCCAAGTGACAACCAAAGAAATCCTCAAGCATTTCTAGAGTACTACGAAGACAAAACAGAAACTTCTAGGATTCTGGCAAATTTCGCTACTACCATTAACATTACTGAAAACTTAAAATATAAGTTTAATGTTGGTATAGGCAGAAACGAGTCAACTAGAAGAACTGCTGCATCTTCAGCATTTAACACCAATAACACATTTAATCGAGGAATTGCTTCTTATGAAGACAACTATAATTTTAATAAATTATTTGAACATACCCTTAATTATAAAAATGAAATAGCAGAAGGTCTTAATTTAGACGCTCTTATTGGATATTCTTATCAGGCTTTTGAAGCTAAAGGAAACAGAATGGTGGGAAGGGATTTTAGCATAGCAGACCAAGATCTTTACATAAAAGACATTGGTTATGCAGCTACTTTCCAGCCAACTGAAGTATCGGCATATTTTAATCCTTCTTTTGAGCTCCAATCGTTTTTTGGTAGAGCAAATATAAATTACAAACAAAAATATTTACTTACGGCAACCTTAAGAGCTGATGGTTCTAGTAAGTTTGGAGATAATAATAAATATGGTTATTTCCCATCAGTTGGAGCGGCATGGAGATTGAGTCAAGAAGGTTTCTTGCCTGAAGCAATTTCAGAATTCAAACTTAGAGGTAACTGGGGTATTACAGGAAATCAAGAGTTTCCTGCTGGCTCTGCCCAAACACAATTTGGCCCAACAGGAGATGGGACAGCCTTACAGCAAGATAATGTAGCAAATCCCAATTTGCAATGGGAGTCTGTAGAACAATGGGGAGTAGGTTTCGATTACGGTTTTGCCAATAATAGAATTACCGGTTCGGTTGATTATTTTAGCAGAACCACAAATGATTTATTATTCAGATTACCCGCAATTCAACCTGCACCAAATGTGAACTATTGGACAAATTTCGATGACATAGAAGTTTTGAACAATGGACTTGAATTATCGATAAATGCTGCAATCATTGAGAAAGAAGATTTTACTTTCAGTGTCGGATACAATATGGCCTTTTTAAACAATGAAATTAAAAACGTTTCCAATCAATTTCCTTTGGGAATCCCTACAGGAGAAATTAATGGTCGTAGTTTGACTGGTCAAACCGCACAACTGTTATATGACGATCAACCTCTATATTCATTTTATTTACCAGTTTTTGAAGGCTATGATAGTGCGGGGTTACCAATTTATGCAGATACTAATGGTGATGGTGTAATTAATCCTAATTTTGATGGTCCTGGAGGATCTTCAGACAGAACATTTGTAGGGGACCCTAATCCAGATATCACCATTGGTATTGCCCTTAATGCTCGTTACAAAAATTTTGATTTTGGAGCGAATTTAAATGGTGCATATGGTCATCAAATCTATGATAACACAAACGCTGCGCTTTTTTATAAAGGAGCGGTAACTGCTGGTGATAATGCCACGTATCAAGAAGTGAATTCGGGAGCTGCTGAAACTGGAGGTGGTCCATTTTTATCTACTAAAGATTTACAAAGTGGTGATTTCTTGAGATTAAACAACCTTACAGTTGGATATACTTTAAACTCGAATGCCATGGCAACAGACTGGATTCAGTCACTTAGATTTTACGTGACTGGTCAAAACTTATTTGTAATAACACCGTATAATGGCTTTGACCCTGAAGTTAACACCAATAAATCAGTTGATGGAGTACCTTCTTTCGGTATTGATTATACATCTTACCCAAGAAGTAGAGGATTTGTTATAGGATTAAATGCTAATTTTTAA
- a CDS encoding RagB/SusD family nutrient uptake outer membrane protein, which translates to MKKLYWILVLFFAFFIGCTDLDEELNDTVDSEVAKESADTESLLIAAYQAMRIFDTQDNIFALQAHTSDEMAGPTRGPDWDDAGIWRVLHTHDWTSSHNYVNSAYNGLLSGIFRATQVLEFAPNASQAAQARFLRAFFSFHMVDNFGLVLGREPGEDLTQPPSIYLNRPEGIEFVISELEGVMDDLPASGPAALATQNAAHTLLAKAYLNRAVYMATDESTNAASAGPFTFSTEDMNKVIAHCDAIMSSGDYQLESMYFDNFSPTNTDDSSENIFVSNNVRGDNTANTHSRWHMTLHYNNQPDGWNGFVTLSDIYDLYEDDDIRKSFTPDYFEGNTGMNAGFLIGQQYAADGTPLEDRNGNPLIFTPEFSLTSSNEVNGIRVIKYPPDFVTDNTPGNDYVFFRLADVMLMKAEAILRGGAATNGDTPTSLVNSIRATRNATDITSVDLDVLLEERARELYWEGWRRNDQIRFGTFLEAHQEKPVSTEQYLLFPIPPAALSTNPNLIQNPGY; encoded by the coding sequence ATGAAAAAATTATATTGGATACTAGTTCTGTTTTTTGCCTTTTTTATAGGCTGTACAGATCTAGATGAAGAATTAAACGACACTGTAGATAGTGAAGTTGCCAAGGAATCCGCAGATACGGAATCTTTGCTAATAGCGGCCTATCAAGCAATGCGTATTTTTGATACGCAGGATAATATTTTTGCATTGCAAGCACATACATCAGATGAGATGGCTGGCCCAACCAGAGGACCGGATTGGGATGATGCAGGGATTTGGAGAGTGCTCCACACTCACGATTGGACAAGCTCCCACAATTATGTTAATAGTGCCTACAATGGTTTGCTAAGTGGAATCTTTAGAGCTACACAAGTTTTAGAATTTGCTCCTAATGCAAGTCAAGCAGCTCAAGCCAGATTTTTAAGAGCATTCTTTTCATTTCATATGGTAGACAATTTTGGTCTTGTATTGGGAAGAGAACCTGGAGAAGATCTTACCCAACCACCATCCATATACTTAAATCGACCTGAAGGGATAGAATTTGTTATTTCTGAATTGGAAGGAGTAATGGATGATCTTCCAGCGTCTGGACCTGCAGCTTTAGCTACACAAAATGCAGCACATACGCTCTTAGCAAAAGCTTACTTAAACAGAGCAGTTTATATGGCTACAGACGAATCTACGAATGCAGCCTCAGCAGGACCATTTACTTTTAGTACCGAGGATATGAATAAAGTTATTGCTCATTGTGATGCTATTATGTCCTCTGGTGATTACCAATTGGAATCTATGTATTTTGATAATTTTTCTCCTACAAATACTGATGATTCCTCGGAAAATATATTTGTAAGTAACAACGTTCGCGGTGATAATACTGCCAACACGCACTCAAGATGGCACATGACCCTTCACTATAATAATCAACCAGATGGATGGAATGGATTTGTTACATTATCCGATATTTATGACTTGTACGAAGATGACGATATTAGAAAAAGCTTTACACCTGATTATTTTGAAGGAAATACTGGTATGAATGCAGGATTTCTAATTGGTCAACAATATGCTGCCGATGGCACCCCACTTGAAGATAGAAATGGAAATCCTCTTATATTCACTCCAGAGTTTTCTTTAACATCATCCAATGAAGTTAATGGAATAAGAGTTATAAAGTATCCACCTGATTTCGTTACTGATAATACTCCAGGTAATGACTATGTATTCTTTAGGCTTGCGGATGTTATGCTAATGAAAGCTGAAGCTATTTTAAGAGGAGGAGCTGCCACAAATGGTGATACTCCAACTAGCCTTGTTAACTCCATTAGAGCAACTAGAAACGCGACGGATATAACTTCAGTGGATTTGGATGTCTTATTGGAGGAGCGTGCTAGAGAATTATATTGGGAAGGTTGGAGAAGAAATGACCAAATTAGATTTGGAACATTTTTGGAAGCTCATCAAGAAAAGCCGGTTTCAACAGAACAATACTTATTGTTTCCTATCCCACCGGCGGCTTTATCGACCAATCCAAACTTAATTCAAAACCCAGGTTATTAA
- a CDS encoding response regulator transcription factor, whose translation MDKILLVEDDASLGYLLTEYLKMKGFHLQWMDNGLKALELLTKENFDLIILDVMMPEMDGFTLAQKINDLYPNIPFIFLSARSLKIDVLKGFALGAIDYLKKPIDEEELVVRIKTLLARMNRDSDKSVSNTIKIGLYTFDPQLQKLFFKDDEISLTTRESELLLYLYKHKNELAPHKEILTSIWGESDYFNRKSLNVFVSHLRKYLSRDKNISIDNIHNKGFLFKVEA comes from the coding sequence ATGGATAAAATATTATTAGTTGAAGATGATGCGTCTTTAGGATACTTGCTAACGGAGTATTTGAAAATGAAGGGGTTTCATTTGCAGTGGATGGATAACGGATTAAAAGCATTGGAACTTTTAACAAAAGAGAACTTCGATTTGATAATTTTGGATGTAATGATGCCGGAAATGGACGGTTTTACTTTGGCGCAAAAAATTAATGATTTATACCCAAATATTCCGTTTATATTTTTGTCCGCTCGATCTTTAAAAATAGATGTGTTAAAAGGATTTGCGTTGGGTGCTATAGATTATTTAAAAAAACCCATAGACGAAGAAGAGCTGGTGGTACGGATAAAAACCTTGCTTGCCAGAATGAATAGGGATTCCGATAAATCGGTTTCAAATACTATTAAAATAGGATTATATACATTCGATCCGCAGCTACAAAAGCTTTTTTTTAAGGACGATGAAATATCTTTAACCACAAGGGAAAGTGAGCTTCTTTTATACTTATACAAGCATAAAAATGAACTTGCGCCCCATAAAGAGATTCTTACGAGTATTTGGGGAGAAAGCGATTACTTTAACCGAAAAAGTTTAAATGTATTTGTTTCGCATCTTCGCAAATACTTAAGTAGGGATAAGAACATTTCTATTGATAATATTCATAATAAGGGATTTTTGTTTAAAGTGGAAGCATAA
- a CDS encoding sensor histidine kinase, giving the protein MLNFRKIYIIVFVISVIGLAVVQYQYLKIGLNLAKVQFNAKVGDAMQTIQKDLSNRNELTFLIEQAITKNDSYFALSVDSIQDASSHFLNDFLVDRFLQQGIKTDFSYRLVKNDSTVYFTSPNYIKKEEDKQLEYPIVLKGYLPEQVDERLILQVQFEDINRYFLSQLNGLTIPSLIFIIAIIVVIVWVLRSFYWQKNVITTTNTFINNLTHELKTPVFSIGLATKLLDEKSDENLKPIVKIIKDQNDKLKTHIEKVLDLAGLENSKYLITLKEGDFKPKLRAICDSFQELSVLEEVDFSYDLQEGSYFILFDSSHLENAINNILDNAKKYAVENPKIRLQAFKEQQSLHIEIKDNGIGIGKEEQKKIFKKYFRVSTGDIHNVKGYGLGLSYVKEVIRLHKGRIELNSEVGIGTSIIIKLPIKKK; this is encoded by the coding sequence ATGTTGAACTTCAGAAAAATCTATATAATTGTTTTTGTTATTTCGGTGATTGGTCTGGCCGTCGTTCAATATCAATATTTAAAAATCGGACTCAATCTGGCAAAAGTTCAATTTAATGCAAAGGTTGGCGATGCAATGCAGACGATTCAAAAAGACTTGAGCAATAGGAATGAGTTGACTTTTTTAATAGAACAGGCCATTACTAAAAACGATAGCTATTTCGCTCTAAGTGTGGATAGCATTCAAGATGCATCGAGTCATTTTTTAAATGATTTTTTGGTAGATAGGTTTCTACAGCAAGGTATTAAAACAGATTTTTCCTATCGGTTGGTAAAAAATGATAGTACCGTCTATTTTACATCACCAAACTACATCAAAAAAGAAGAAGATAAACAGCTGGAATATCCAATAGTCTTAAAAGGGTATCTCCCCGAACAAGTGGATGAGCGACTTATTTTGCAGGTACAATTTGAAGATATAAATAGATACTTTCTGTCTCAATTAAATGGCTTAACGATTCCGAGCCTAATTTTTATAATAGCAATTATAGTGGTAATAGTATGGGTGCTCCGTTCTTTCTATTGGCAAAAAAATGTAATTACCACCACCAATACCTTTATAAATAACCTTACACACGAACTTAAAACCCCGGTTTTTTCCATTGGATTGGCTACCAAATTGCTTGATGAAAAATCGGATGAAAACCTTAAGCCTATAGTGAAGATTATAAAGGATCAAAATGACAAACTCAAAACCCATATCGAAAAGGTGCTCGATTTGGCAGGGCTGGAAAACTCAAAATATTTAATAACTTTAAAAGAAGGCGATTTCAAACCAAAATTACGTGCCATCTGTGACTCTTTTCAAGAGCTTTCCGTATTGGAGGAAGTTGATTTTAGCTATGATTTACAAGAGGGTTCTTATTTCATTCTTTTCGATAGTTCACATCTTGAAAATGCGATTAATAATATTTTGGATAACGCGAAAAAATATGCTGTAGAAAATCCAAAAATTCGCTTACAGGCGTTTAAGGAACAGCAGAGCCTACATATAGAGATAAAAGATAATGGAATAGGGATAGGGAAGGAGGAGCAAAAAAAGATATTTAAAAAATACTTTAGGGTTAGTACAGGCGATATACATAATGTTAAAGGATATGGCTTGGGATTGAGCTATGTGAAAGAGGTGATACGTTTGCATAAAGGTCGAATTGAATTAAATAGCGAAGTAGGAATAGGAACTTCTATAATTATTAAGCTACCGATAAAAAAGAAATAA
- a CDS encoding VCBS repeat-containing protein produces MIKALLTIIAALTLTSCTQEEKLFTLLNPSKTSIDFTNGLTNSTDLNILNYLYYYNGAGVAAGDFNNDGWTDLYFTGNQVADKLYLNQKNLSFININKAAGIDNDSGWTTGVTTVDINNDGKLDLYICKVGALSPNSHNLLYVNQGNNENGVPVFKEESKKYGLNISTYATQSAFLDYDLDGDLDMYLLNHSVHPNSNYGHGKKRNLIDSLAGDRFHENENGYFKDVSKEVGVHQGSIGYGLGIAISDINNDGYPDIYIGNDFFENDYLYINQKNGTFLDINETDETILGHTTHYSMGNDIADINNDGNFDILSVDMLPENLKSYKTSGTEYNYQTYSSYLKNGYHPQFMQNTLHFNAGNNMFLESAYTSGIASTEWSWAPLIADYDNDGNKDIYITNGILGATNDMDFINFIANENIQKRLGKGMKEKDMTFINEIPKKHVPNYFFKNQGDETFKDATNTWFEEIPSYSNGAVYTDLDNDGDLELVVNNVNERAFILKNNTRELEQPSNYIQISFKGSEANRFGIGAKVKVYLDSLILSTENNVSRGFMSSISPELHFGLGKREHINYIEITWPDGKIEEIKSPAINQKLVVDYANAITYAPKKNLEETWFLKNIDSLFSFKHKDFTSVEFNRDPLIPFANTNQGPAVTVGDINKDGLEDVFIGGGKMQASALFIQTKTGTFKNVQKELFKKDAKSEDVDNLFFDADKDGDLDLIVVSGGNEFKTGNPLKPRLYINENGSFKKDTLQFQNVFINASSVTAIDIDNDNDLDLCITSNSASRSFGKTAPQFIFENNGSGTFSNITAQYAPTFQKIGNVEAIKWIDLNNDTFLDAIVVGKWMPISIFLNDGNQLRLYKGNLNATSGWWNCVEAGDFDKDGDIDIIAGNWGLNTRLNASEEKPITLYQNDFDDNGNIEPIVTYYYRGEETTLSSKDELVKQLPMLNKKFLSYEDFANASFEELLPAEKIKNAETKKVYELASVYFENQGNNTFKKHLLPINAQKTDIFNMKVDDFNGDSYDDVLLVGNNHEISTQLGRLDASHGILLLNDRKGFFKTLSNQYFNIPGAARDTDKISINDTVYYITTINNNYPVFLEKKK; encoded by the coding sequence ATGATAAAAGCTCTTCTTACGATAATTGCAGCGCTTACTTTAACTTCCTGTACTCAGGAAGAAAAACTCTTTACTCTTTTAAATCCATCAAAAACCTCCATAGACTTTACCAATGGGCTTACCAATTCAACAGATTTAAACATTTTAAATTATTTATATTATTACAACGGCGCCGGTGTCGCTGCTGGAGACTTTAACAACGATGGATGGACAGACCTTTATTTTACGGGAAATCAAGTGGCGGATAAGCTTTACCTTAATCAAAAAAATTTATCCTTTATAAACATCAATAAAGCAGCTGGAATAGATAATGACAGCGGATGGACAACCGGTGTTACCACAGTCGACATTAATAACGACGGAAAGTTGGATCTATATATTTGCAAGGTTGGGGCCCTATCGCCTAATAGTCATAACCTATTATATGTGAATCAAGGAAATAATGAAAATGGCGTTCCTGTCTTTAAAGAAGAATCAAAAAAATATGGTTTGAACATATCCACCTATGCCACCCAAAGCGCATTTTTAGATTACGACTTGGATGGAGATTTAGATATGTATTTATTGAATCATTCCGTACATCCCAACAGTAATTACGGTCATGGCAAAAAAAGAAACTTAATCGACAGCTTGGCCGGTGATCGATTTCACGAAAATGAAAATGGCTATTTTAAAGACGTTTCCAAAGAGGTTGGTGTTCATCAGGGGAGCATTGGTTATGGCCTTGGAATAGCAATTAGCGATATTAATAACGATGGCTATCCAGACATTTATATTGGGAATGATTTTTTTGAAAACGATTATCTCTACATCAACCAAAAGAATGGCACTTTCTTAGACATCAACGAAACTGATGAAACCATTTTAGGGCATACAACCCATTATTCCATGGGAAATGATATTGCCGACATTAACAACGATGGCAATTTCGATATTCTTTCGGTAGATATGCTCCCAGAAAATTTGAAGAGCTATAAAACTTCTGGAACTGAGTATAACTACCAAACCTATAGCAGTTACCTTAAAAACGGTTATCACCCCCAGTTTATGCAAAATACGTTGCATTTTAATGCAGGAAATAATATGTTTCTAGAGTCTGCATATACCAGCGGCATTGCTTCTACAGAATGGTCTTGGGCTCCACTCATTGCCGATTATGACAACGATGGCAACAAAGACATTTATATAACCAATGGAATTTTAGGAGCTACCAACGACATGGATTTTATCAACTTTATTGCTAATGAGAATATTCAAAAGCGGTTGGGCAAAGGGATGAAAGAAAAAGACATGACTTTTATTAACGAAATTCCCAAAAAACACGTTCCAAACTATTTTTTTAAAAACCAAGGCGATGAAACTTTTAAGGATGCCACTAACACTTGGTTTGAAGAAATTCCATCCTACAGCAATGGAGCCGTTTATACAGACCTGGATAATGATGGCGATTTGGAATTGGTGGTAAATAATGTGAACGAACGGGCGTTTATCTTAAAGAATAATACTCGAGAGTTAGAACAGCCTTCAAACTATATTCAAATAAGTTTTAAAGGTTCTGAAGCAAATAGATTTGGGATTGGCGCCAAAGTAAAAGTTTATTTAGATTCACTTATTTTAAGTACTGAAAATAATGTAAGTCGCGGTTTTATGTCGTCTATCTCACCAGAATTACATTTTGGGTTAGGAAAAAGGGAACATATCAATTATATAGAAATCACCTGGCCAGATGGTAAAATAGAAGAAATCAAATCCCCAGCCATCAATCAAAAATTGGTAGTGGATTATGCCAATGCAATTACCTATGCTCCTAAGAAAAACCTAGAAGAAACCTGGTTTTTAAAAAATATTGATTCCCTATTTTCTTTTAAACATAAGGATTTTACTTCTGTAGAGTTCAACAGGGATCCTTTAATCCCTTTTGCCAATACCAATCAAGGTCCAGCAGTAACAGTTGGAGACATCAATAAAGATGGACTGGAAGATGTTTTTATTGGCGGCGGTAAAATGCAAGCTTCTGCCCTATTTATACAAACAAAAACAGGAACATTTAAAAATGTTCAGAAAGAACTTTTTAAAAAAGATGCCAAAAGTGAAGATGTTGACAATTTGTTCTTCGATGCCGATAAAGATGGAGATCTTGACCTCATCGTAGTAAGTGGAGGAAATGAGTTTAAAACTGGCAACCCCCTAAAACCAAGGCTATACATTAATGAAAACGGAAGCTTCAAGAAGGATACGCTACAGTTTCAAAATGTTTTTATAAACGCATCCAGCGTAACAGCTATCGATATTGACAACGACAATGATCTGGATTTATGCATCACTTCCAATAGTGCTTCCCGTAGTTTCGGAAAAACCGCTCCTCAATTCATTTTTGAAAATAACGGTTCGGGAACTTTCTCAAATATTACAGCTCAATATGCCCCCACATTCCAAAAAATTGGCAATGTTGAAGCCATTAAGTGGATTGATCTTAATAATGATACATTTTTAGATGCCATTGTCGTGGGTAAATGGATGCCAATTTCTATTTTTTTAAATGATGGAAACCAGTTAAGACTTTACAAAGGAAACCTTAATGCTACTAGCGGCTGGTGGAACTGTGTCGAGGCAGGAGACTTTGATAAGGATGGCGATATTGACATCATTGCTGGAAATTGGGGACTTAACACTCGTTTAAATGCTTCGGAAGAAAAACCAATTACCTTGTACCAAAATGATTTTGATGACAACGGGAATATAGAACCAATCGTTACCTACTATTACAGGGGTGAAGAAACTACGCTTTCTTCAAAAGATGAGTTGGTAAAACAGTTACCCATGCTCAACAAAAAATTTCTTTCTTATGAAGACTTTGCGAATGCATCATTTGAAGAATTACTTCCGGCGGAAAAAATAAAAAATGCCGAAACTAAAAAAGTTTACGAACTAGCTTCTGTATATTTTGAAAACCAAGGAAACAATACATTTAAAAAACACCTGCTTCCCATAAACGCACAGAAAACTGATATTTTCAACATGAAGGTGGATGATTTCAATGGAGACAGTTATGACGATGTGTTACTTGTTGGAAACAACCATGAAATAAGCACGCAATTGGGCCGACTAGATGCATCGCATGGAATTTTGTTGTTAAACGACCGAAAAGGTTTTTTCAAAACCCTTTCAAATCAGTATTTTAACATTCCTGGTGCTGCTCGTGATACAGACAAAATAAGCATTAACGATACCGTTTATTATATTACCACCATCAATAATAATTATCCTGTTTTTTTAGAAAAGAAAAAGTAA